A genomic window from Helicobacter pylori includes:
- a CDS encoding methyltransferase, whose translation MVLDSLYSNKHAFNRHAKTYHLFAHIQQQIAIYLMQFLKQKYYAKVLDLGSGSGAVFNALEQQNIVIEDFIALDNSVNMLKLHPTHSNNIQKISLEHADFEEYVFQTYDLILSSSSLQWARDLKSVLEKMALSSKEVALAIHTDFSLHEVHEFLGTPSPLRDLKTLKSLIKNAFKNFQMELENKRFVLYFNRKQDCLNYLKKCGLLGGSTLSFKQKKHFFQNMAFEKLSYEVLLFSGIRRS comes from the coding sequence GTGGTGTTGGACTCTTTATATTCAAACAAGCATGCATTCAACAGGCATGCAAAAACTTATCATCTTTTTGCCCATATCCAGCAACAAATCGCTATCTATCTCATGCAATTTTTAAAACAAAAATATTATGCTAAAGTGTTGGATTTAGGATCAGGGAGTGGGGCCGTTTTTAACGCTTTAGAGCAACAAAATATTGTTATTGAAGACTTTATCGCGCTAGATAATTCTGTTAACATGCTCAAATTGCACCCCACGCATTCTAATAACATTCAAAAAATCTCTCTAGAGCATGCGGATTTTGAAGAATATGTTTTCCAAACTTATGATTTGATACTATCTTCTTCATCGTTGCAATGGGCTAGGGATTTAAAAAGCGTTTTAGAAAAAATGGCTCTTTCCAGTAAGGAAGTCGCGCTAGCGATCCATACAGATTTTAGCTTGCATGAAGTGCATGAATTTTTAGGCACGCCTTCGCCTTTAAGGGATCTTAAAACGCTCAAATCCTTAATCAAAAACGCTTTTAAAAATTTTCAAATGGAATTGGAAAACAAGCGCTTCGTTCTTTATTTTAACCGCAAACAAGATTGCTTGAATTACCTTAAAAAATGCGGTCTTTTAGGGGGTTCAACGCTGAGTTTCAAGCAAAAAAAACATTTTTTTCAAAACATGGCGTTTGAAAAGTTGAGCTATGAAGTGTTGCTCTTTTCAGGGATTAGGCGCTCTTAA
- the secG gene encoding preprotein translocase subunit SecG has protein sequence MTSVLLGLQIVLAVLIVVVVLLQKSSSIGLGAYSGSNESLFGAKGPASFMAKLTMFLGLLFVTNTIALGYFYNKEYGKSILDETKTKLSPLVPAAGTLNPTLNPTLNPTLNPLEPAPTNPLMPKEAPKEPFNTPSAESPKQNEKNDTKKNDIKGVEKAKEDTKTPPTTHQKPKTPPAQTNKKQPSKDEK, from the coding sequence ATGACAAGCGTTCTGTTAGGCTTACAAATTGTTTTAGCGGTATTGATTGTGGTGGTGGTTTTGTTGCAAAAAAGTTCTAGCATCGGTTTAGGGGCTTATAGCGGGAGCAACGAATCTTTATTTGGCGCTAAAGGACCGGCAAGCTTTATGGCGAAATTAACCATGTTTTTAGGCCTTTTATTTGTCACCAACACCATCGCTTTGGGCTATTTTTATAACAAAGAATACGGCAAAAGCATTTTAGATGAAACTAAAACTAAGCTTTCGCCCTTAGTCCCAGCCGCCGGCACGCTTAACCCAACGCTTAATCCCACATTAAACCCAACGCTTAACCCTTTAGAGCCAGCCCCCACTAACCCTTTAATGCCAAAAGAAGCCCCTAAAGAACCATTCAATACGCCTTCTGCTGAAAGCCCTAAACAAAATGAAAAAAATGATACTAAAAAAAATGATATAAAGGGTGTTGAAAAAGCCAAAGAAGATACAAAAACGCCCCCAACCACCCACCAAAAGCCTAAGACCCCACCCGCTCAAACCAATAAAAAACAACCAAGCAAGGATGAAAAATAA
- the frr gene encoding ribosome recycling factor produces MLQTIYNETKDLMQKSIQALSREFSTLRSAKVSVNILDHIKVDYYGTPTALNQVGSVMSLDATTLQISPWEKNLLKEIERAIQEANIGVNPNNDGETIKLFFPPMTTEQRKLIAKDAKAMGEKAKVAVRNIRQDANNQVKKLEKDKEISEDESKKAQEQIQKITDEAIKKIDESVKNKEDAILKV; encoded by the coding sequence ATGTTACAAACCATTTATAACGAAACCAAAGATTTGATGCAAAAGAGTATTCAAGCTTTAAGCAGAGAGTTTTCCACTTTAAGGAGTGCAAAAGTTTCAGTCAATATTTTAGATCACATTAAAGTGGATTATTACGGCACGCCCACGGCTTTAAATCAAGTCGGCTCCGTGATGAGCTTGGATGCGACCACTCTTCAAATCAGCCCTTGGGAAAAAAACCTGCTCAAAGAAATTGAAAGAGCCATTCAAGAAGCTAATATCGGCGTCAATCCTAATAACGATGGCGAAACCATTAAGCTTTTTTTCCCGCCCATGACAACCGAGCAAAGAAAACTCATCGCAAAAGACGCCAAAGCGATGGGCGAAAAGGCTAAAGTGGCTGTGAGGAATATCCGCCAAGACGCTAACAATCAAGTGAAAAAATTGGAAAAAGACAAAGAAATCAGCGAAGATGAAAGCAAGAAAGCCCAAGAACAGATCCAAAAAATCACCGATGAAGCCATTAAAAAAATTGATGAGAGCGTGAAAAACAAAGAAGACGCCATCTTAAAGGTCTAA
- the pyrE gene encoding orotate phosphoribosyltransferase, translating to MDVKACYQNAQALLEGHFLLSSGFHSNYYLQSAKVLEDPKLAEQLALELAKQIQNARLNIECVCSPAIGGILAGYELARALGVRFIFTERVNGVMALRRGFEVKPNEKILVCEDIITTGKSAMECAKVLEEKHARIVAFAALANRGICKRAHSPLKAQKGACLPSELPLFALEDFVFDMHEPNSCPLCATSTAIKPGSRGN from the coding sequence ATGGATGTTAAAGCATGTTATCAAAACGCTCAAGCGCTATTAGAGGGGCATTTCTTGCTCAGCAGTGGGTTTCATTCCAACTACTATTTGCAATCTGCTAAAGTCTTAGAAGATCCTAAACTAGCCGAACAATTAGCGCTAGAGTTAGCCAAACAAATCCAAAACGCCCGTTTAAACATTGAATGCGTGTGCTCGCCTGCTATTGGGGGGATTTTGGCCGGGTATGAGCTTGCAAGGGCTTTGGGCGTGCGTTTTATTTTTACCGAAAGAGTGAATGGCGTCATGGCGTTAAGGCGTGGTTTTGAAGTCAAGCCAAACGAAAAAATTTTAGTGTGTGAAGACATTATCACCACAGGAAAATCCGCCATGGAATGCGCTAAAGTTTTAGAAGAAAAGCATGCTCGCATCGTGGCTTTTGCCGCTCTAGCGAATCGGGGCATTTGCAAACGCGCCCATTCTCCTTTAAAGGCTCAAAAGGGTGCGTGTTTGCCTAGCGAACTGCCTCTTTTTGCTTTAGAAGATTTTGTTTTTGACATGCATGAGCCTAATTCTTGCCCTTTATGCGCCACTAGCACTGCTATCAAACCAGGAAGTCGTGGCAACTAA
- a CDS encoding RDD family protein, which translates to MATKKKKTPEKKQALKSPLKGLHLSLRLKAFITDIFMIYTPMLYIMTYMILGSAKDFRENQSAIFLCLLFYALTHSFFIAFKSQSPGMRYARFRLVKNNGEEVGFFLALWRFVLWVLSMGLLVGFVAPFIFKFFLHDKLSGTHIETIKEET; encoded by the coding sequence GTGGCAACTAAAAAAAAGAAAACCCCAGAAAAAAAACAAGCGTTAAAAAGCCCCTTAAAAGGGTTGCATCTCTCTTTACGCTTAAAGGCCTTTATCACCGATATTTTTATGATTTATACCCCCATGCTTTATATCATGACTTACATGATTTTAGGGAGCGCGAAGGATTTTAGGGAAAATCAAAGCGCGATTTTTTTGTGTCTGCTTTTTTACGCTCTAACGCACAGCTTTTTTATCGCTTTTAAATCCCAAAGCCCTGGCATGCGTTACGCCCGTTTTAGATTGGTTAAAAATAATGGCGAAGAAGTGGGCTTTTTTCTGGCGTTGTGGCGTTTTGTTTTGTGGGTATTGAGCATGGGGTTACTCGTGGGGTTTGTTGCGCCTTTTATTTTTAAGTTTTTTTTGCATGACAAACTCAGCGGCACTCATATTGAAACCATCAAGGAGGAAACATGA
- a CDS encoding SIR2 family NAD-dependent protein deacylase yields MKNLVILSGAGISAESGIKTFRDANGLWEGHDIMEVASPYGWKKNPQKVLDFYNQRRRQLFEVYPNKAHKALAELEKHYQVNIITQNVDDLHERAGSSCILHLHGELLSVRSEKDPHLVYRWEKDLHLGDLAQDKAQLRPDIVWFGEAVPLLEEAISLVKQAHLLIIIGTSLQVYPAASLYTHAHKDALIYYIDPKAKNAHLPQNIQCINESAVNAMHNLMPKLIEMAS; encoded by the coding sequence ATGAAAAATTTAGTGATCTTGAGCGGGGCTGGCATTTCAGCAGAAAGCGGGATTAAAACCTTTAGAGACGCCAATGGCTTGTGGGAAGGGCATGACATCATGGAGGTCGCTTCGCCTTATGGCTGGAAAAAGAACCCACAAAAAGTGTTGGATTTTTACAATCAAAGGCGCCGACAGCTTTTTGAAGTCTATCCTAACAAAGCCCACAAGGCTCTAGCGGAATTGGAAAAACACTACCAAGTTAATATCATCACCCAAAATGTAGATGATTTGCATGAAAGGGCGGGCTCTTCTTGCATTTTGCACTTGCATGGGGAATTGTTGAGCGTTCGCAGCGAGAAAGATCCTCATTTGGTTTATAGGTGGGAAAAGGATTTGCATTTAGGCGATTTAGCCCAAGATAAAGCGCAATTACGGCCTGATATTGTGTGGTTTGGCGAAGCTGTGCCTTTGCTTGAAGAAGCGATTTCTTTAGTCAAACAAGCGCACCTCTTAATCATCATTGGCACTTCTTTGCAAGTCTATCCAGCAGCTAGCCTCTACACGCATGCACATAAAGACGCCCTCATTTATTACATTGACCCTAAAGCTAAAAACGCCCATTTGCCTCAAAATATCCAATGCATCAATGAAAGCGCGGTGAATGCCATGCACAATTTAATGCCTAAACTCATAGAGATGGCCTCTTAA
- a CDS encoding NAD(P)H-quinone oxidoreductase subunit 3 → MQQATEALNHPYFGVFVLLVFTFWVFNLTLRIQRFLSRKMAQKKGEKLKLAPYECGPVALKQPNRVSHHFYIMAMLFILFDVEIVFMFPWAIDFKKLGLFGLIEMLGFVFFLTIGFIYALKRNALSWQNLEVK, encoded by the coding sequence ATGCAACAAGCCACAGAAGCATTGAATCACCCCTATTTTGGCGTTTTTGTTTTGTTGGTGTTCACTTTTTGGGTGTTTAACTTAACCTTAAGGATCCAAAGGTTTTTAAGCCGAAAAATGGCTCAAAAAAAGGGCGAAAAGCTCAAGCTCGCTCCCTATGAATGCGGGCCTGTGGCTCTCAAGCAGCCTAATAGAGTGTCGCACCATTTCTATATCATGGCCATGCTTTTTATTTTATTTGACGTAGAGATCGTTTTCATGTTCCCTTGGGCGATTGATTTTAAGAAGTTAGGCTTGTTTGGGCTAATTGAAATGCTAGGCTTTGTTTTCTTTTTAACGATTGGTTTTATTTATGCTTTGAAGCGAAACGCTTTGAGTTGGCAAAATTTAGAGGTGAAATAA
- a CDS encoding NuoB/complex I 20 kDa subunit family protein: protein MQQAPVVLSTLDKLLNWGRSNSLWPLTYGLACCAIEMMATGGSRFDFDRFGTIFRASPRQSDVMIIAGTLTKKHAEFMRRLYDQMPEPKWVISMGSCANTGGMFNTYATVQGADRIIPVDIYLPGCAPRPETLQYALMVLQDKIRRSKAIKQDAPKRLV, encoded by the coding sequence ATGCAACAAGCACCGGTTGTTCTAAGCACTTTGGATAAATTATTGAATTGGGGGCGTTCTAATTCGCTTTGGCCCTTAACCTATGGCTTGGCATGTTGCGCGATTGAGATGATGGCAACAGGGGGTTCAAGGTTTGATTTTGATAGGTTTGGCACGATTTTTAGAGCGAGTCCCAGGCAGTCTGATGTGATGATCATCGCTGGCACGCTCACTAAAAAACATGCCGAGTTTATGCGCAGGCTTTATGATCAAATGCCTGAGCCTAAATGGGTGATTTCTATGGGGAGTTGCGCTAATACGGGTGGAATGTTCAACACTTATGCGACCGTTCAAGGAGCCGATAGGATCATTCCTGTGGATATTTATTTGCCCGGTTGCGCGCCACGCCCAGAGACTTTGCAATACGCTCTTATGGTTTTGCAAGATAAAATCAGGCGTTCTAAAGCGATCAAACAAGACGCCCCAAAAAGGTTGGTGTGA
- a CDS encoding NADH-quinone oxidoreductase subunit C, with protein sequence MVRKQSPYEDVQKQSRQHDPYKIIEPTPKKYLEGSAYEVIYNHLSYKHEILDKYIETNTAVFWIKKEDIFSVATILRHLGYESLSEMSAIDLCAKKGHFELFYQFVGFSDSCKNRRRVRVKCTLLPNESVDSLSFLYRSANWSEREAYDMLGIVFDKHPYLKRLIMPHDWVGHPLLRSYPLKGDEFAQWYEVDKIFGKEYREVVGKEQRDSARVDEKDTFNFAKIGYEQGKGEELKETEEKHAFKKIPFVKDLHKMAPTILKKRL encoded by the coding sequence ATGGTAAGAAAACAATCCCCTTATGAAGATGTGCAAAAACAATCGCGCCAACATGACCCCTATAAAATCATAGAGCCTACCCCTAAAAAATATTTAGAGGGCAGCGCTTATGAAGTCATCTATAACCACCTTTCCTACAAGCATGAAATTTTAGACAAATATATAGAAACCAACACAGCTGTGTTTTGGATCAAAAAAGAAGATATTTTTTCTGTCGCTACGATTTTACGGCATTTAGGCTATGAATCTTTGAGCGAGATGAGCGCGATAGATTTGTGCGCTAAAAAAGGGCATTTTGAATTGTTTTATCAATTTGTGGGTTTTAGCGATAGTTGCAAAAACCGCCGTAGGGTGCGCGTGAAATGCACTCTATTGCCTAATGAGAGCGTGGATTCTTTGAGTTTTTTATACCGATCGGCCAATTGGAGCGAAAGGGAAGCCTATGATATGCTTGGCATTGTGTTTGACAAACACCCCTATTTGAAACGCCTTATCATGCCGCATGATTGGGTAGGACACCCCTTGTTGCGCTCTTACCCGCTTAAGGGCGATGAATTTGCCCAGTGGTATGAAGTGGATAAGATTTTTGGTAAAGAATACCGAGAAGTGGTGGGCAAAGAGCAACGAGACAGCGCGAGAGTGGATGAAAAAGACACTTTCAATTTTGCAAAAATTGGCTATGAGCAGGGCAAGGGCGAAGAATTGAAAGAAACAGAAGAAAAGCATGCGTTTAAAAAAATCCCTTTTGTCAAAGATTTGCACAAAATGGCCCCCACTATCCTAAAAAAGAGATTATAA